The Nocardioides pantholopis genome window below encodes:
- a CDS encoding TM2 domain-containing protein, whose protein sequence is MTQGPETPRPENEPEETRPQAAEDRPAGGPADSGDSGDAGGPEYSSPSYHQPSYERPSYDAPPTTPQPQDPPQPPAGQSPAPEPGAQQPPYAPDPATQDPATQDPYAQDPYGQPPVDQGYQPYGQEYGQPGYPQQGYPQQGYPQPGYEQSGYGQGYAPGYPPAYGQQGYPGAPYGVHPVTGVPYSEKSKLVAGLLQILLPFGIGRFYVGDTGIGVAQLLVTILTCGIGALWPFIDGIVILATDSSDSQGRPLRD, encoded by the coding sequence ATGACCCAGGGACCCGAGACCCCCCGCCCGGAGAACGAGCCCGAGGAGACCCGCCCGCAGGCTGCGGAGGACCGTCCCGCAGGCGGCCCGGCGGACTCGGGGGACTCGGGAGACGCGGGCGGCCCGGAGTACTCCTCGCCGTCCTACCACCAGCCCTCCTACGAGCGGCCCTCCTACGACGCGCCGCCGACCACCCCGCAGCCGCAGGACCCGCCGCAGCCGCCGGCCGGCCAGTCCCCGGCTCCGGAGCCGGGCGCCCAGCAGCCGCCGTACGCCCCGGACCCCGCCACCCAGGACCCCGCCACCCAGGACCCCTACGCCCAGGACCCCTACGGCCAGCCGCCCGTGGACCAGGGCTACCAGCCCTACGGCCAGGAGTACGGCCAGCCGGGCTATCCGCAGCAGGGCTACCCCCAGCAGGGCTACCCCCAGCCCGGGTACGAGCAGTCCGGCTACGGCCAGGGCTACGCGCCGGGCTATCCGCCGGCGTACGGCCAGCAGGGCTACCCGGGCGCGCCGTACGGCGTGCACCCGGTCACCGGCGTGCCGTACTCGGAGAAGTCGAAGCTGGTAGCGGGCCTGCTCCAGATCCTGCTGCCCTTCGGCATCGGCCGGTTCTACGTGGGCGACACCGGCATCGGGGTCGCCCAGCTGCTGGTCACGATCCTGACCTGCGGCATCGGCGCGCTGTGGCCGTTCATCGACGGCATCGTCATCCTGGCCACCGACAGCTCGGACTCCCAGGGGCGCCCGCTGCGCGACTGA
- the hemW gene encoding radical SAM family heme chaperone HemW: MPSALPDGDPVPVDGALPESALAEVGRRPFGLYVHVPFCVVRCGYCDFNTYTASELGPVGSAPGASRATYAQAAVAEVRQARRVLGDAAPTVSTVFLGGGTPTLLSPADLGSIVAAIDEEFGLAPDAEVTTEANPDSVSLRDLDGLRAAGFTRVSFGMQSAVEHVLAVLDRTHDPRRVPSVVEWARAAGFEQVSLDLIYGTPGESVADWATTLDAALACAPDHVSAYSLIVEEGTALARRVRRGELPMPDEDDLADKYLLADERLGADGLAWYEVSNWARDEQSRCRHNVLYWTGADWWGVGPGAHSHVGGVRWWNVKHPAAYADRLAAGRSPAHAREVLDAEDRRVERVLLEVRLREGLAADVLDATGRAAVPGLVDRGLVEPGPWPDRVVLTRRGRLLADAVVRDLLP; the protein is encoded by the coding sequence GTGCCTTCCGCCCTTCCCGACGGTGATCCCGTCCCGGTCGACGGCGCGCTCCCGGAGTCCGCGCTGGCCGAGGTCGGACGGCGTCCCTTCGGCCTCTACGTGCACGTGCCGTTCTGCGTCGTGCGCTGCGGCTACTGCGACTTCAACACCTACACCGCCAGCGAGCTCGGACCGGTCGGCAGCGCGCCCGGCGCCTCGCGCGCGACGTACGCCCAGGCCGCGGTTGCCGAGGTGCGCCAGGCCCGGCGGGTCCTGGGCGACGCCGCGCCGACGGTGTCGACGGTATTCCTCGGCGGCGGCACCCCGACGCTGCTGAGCCCGGCCGACCTCGGCTCGATCGTCGCGGCGATCGACGAGGAGTTCGGCCTGGCGCCGGACGCCGAGGTGACCACCGAGGCCAACCCCGACAGCGTCTCGCTGCGCGACCTGGACGGGCTGCGTGCCGCCGGCTTCACCCGGGTCTCCTTCGGGATGCAGTCAGCGGTCGAGCACGTGCTGGCCGTCCTGGACCGGACCCACGACCCGCGGCGGGTGCCGTCGGTCGTGGAGTGGGCGCGCGCGGCCGGCTTCGAGCAGGTCAGCCTCGACCTCATCTACGGGACGCCGGGGGAGTCCGTCGCGGACTGGGCCACGACCCTGGACGCGGCGCTGGCCTGCGCGCCAGACCACGTCTCGGCGTACTCGCTGATCGTCGAGGAGGGCACCGCGCTGGCCCGGCGGGTGCGCCGCGGCGAGCTGCCGATGCCCGACGAGGACGACCTCGCCGACAAGTACCTCCTCGCCGACGAGCGGCTCGGCGCCGACGGGCTGGCGTGGTACGAGGTGTCGAACTGGGCGCGTGACGAGCAGAGCCGTTGCCGCCACAACGTCCTGTACTGGACCGGTGCGGACTGGTGGGGCGTCGGTCCCGGCGCGCACTCCCACGTCGGCGGCGTGCGCTGGTGGAACGTCAAGCACCCCGCGGCGTACGCCGACCGGCTGGCTGCCGGGCGCAGCCCGGCCCACGCCCGGGAGGTCCTCGACGCCGAGGACCGGCGGGTGGAGCGGGTGCTGCTGGAGGTGCGGCTGCGCGAGGGCCTGGCGGCGGACGTGCTGGACGCCACCGGCCGGGCCGCGGTCCCCGGGCTGGTCGACCGCGGCCTGGTCGAGCCCGGCCCGTGGCCGGACCGGGTGGTGCTCACCCGCCGCGGTCGGCTGCTCGCCGACGCGGTGGTGCGAGACCTGCTGCCCTGA
- a CDS encoding error-prone DNA polymerase, which translates to MGWSNPPMPWGELESRLSGRPRPQDEAPVSRRKRRPQRAEIERPDAVVPYAELHCHSNFSFLDGASGPDQLVREALRLGLHGLALTDHDGFYGAPLFAEAAQVHARGDGRDLRTIYGAELSLGLSRPQQGVPDPEGSHLLVLARGVEGYHRLAAAITDAQLRGDEKGRPDYDLGELAERGRGHWLVLTGCRKGAVRRALAESGPPAAAAAVDLLVELFGPEHVAVELIDHGLPLDSGHNDVLARIARERGLPHVATNNVHHARPEGHRLAAAMAAVRARRSLAEMAGWLPPSGAASLRSGEEMARRFARHPGAVARSVELADEVAFDLQKARPRLPKIGIPEGHTPISRLRELTERGFAQRYAGTPLAADARAKVDHELDVIERKDFAGYFVIVHDIVEFARSRGIQCQGRGSAASSAVCFALGITAIDPVFYRLPFERFISAHREEEPDIDVDFDSDRREEVIQWVYERYGRLNAAQVANVIGYRPKMAVRDAAKALGYSPGQQDAWSKQVTSWSHVAAEGEQEGEHELPAPVADLANQLLGAPRHLGIHSGGMVLTERPIGEVCPIERARMDKRTVLQWDKDACEFMGLVKFDLLGLGMLSALDHMMRISAEHLGEHWELATIPKEEPAVYDMLCRADSIGVFQVESRAQIGTLPRLRPREFYDLAIEIALIRPGPIQGGAVHPYIRRATGREPVDYPHVSLVPVLERTKGVPLFQEQLMDMARTLGDCTPDEADLLRRAMGSKRGVERIESIKEKLYAGMAAKGLHGEEADAIYVKILSFANFGFAESHALSFAKLVYASSWFKLHYPAAFLAALMRAQPMGFYSAQSLTGDARRHGVEVLRPDLARSAATADLELRPGMSPGPTGLAACWRDQQRTEWVPGTPDPTPVHRRDTAYAVRLGLDSVRGIGTEVAMRIVAARAERPFADQADLSRRAGLDTRQLEALATAGAFEGSGLTRRQALWNAGWTESPDQLEGLRMAAPAPMLPEMDEVETTMADLWATGITPGGHPFGHLREQLRRAGVLAVGDLAAAEAGRRVTVAGLVTHRQRPGTAGGVTFLNLEDETGMLNVVCTVGVWRRHRKVAVSSAAVLIRGMLERSDGVTNLVADRIGPIEELHPEAGRALRARHRSRDFQ; encoded by the coding sequence ATGGGCTGGAGCAACCCGCCGATGCCGTGGGGGGAGCTGGAGAGCCGGCTCTCCGGTCGGCCGCGCCCGCAGGACGAGGCGCCGGTCTCCCGGCGCAAGCGCCGGCCCCAGCGGGCCGAGATCGAGCGGCCCGACGCCGTCGTGCCGTACGCCGAGCTGCACTGCCACAGCAACTTCAGCTTCCTCGACGGGGCCAGCGGCCCCGACCAGCTGGTCCGCGAGGCGCTGCGGCTGGGGCTGCACGGGCTCGCGCTGACCGACCACGACGGGTTCTACGGCGCACCGCTGTTCGCCGAGGCCGCCCAGGTGCACGCCCGCGGCGACGGCCGCGACCTGCGCACGATCTACGGCGCCGAGCTCTCCCTCGGGCTGAGCCGCCCCCAGCAGGGCGTCCCCGATCCCGAGGGCAGCCACCTGCTGGTGCTGGCCCGCGGGGTGGAGGGCTACCACCGGCTGGCGGCGGCGATCACCGACGCGCAGCTGCGCGGGGACGAGAAGGGCCGCCCCGACTACGACCTGGGCGAGCTCGCCGAGCGCGGGCGCGGGCACTGGCTGGTGCTCACCGGCTGCCGCAAGGGCGCCGTACGCCGGGCGCTGGCCGAGAGCGGCCCGCCCGCCGCGGCGGCGGCGGTGGACCTGCTGGTCGAGCTCTTCGGGCCCGAGCACGTCGCGGTCGAGCTGATCGACCACGGGCTGCCGCTGGACTCCGGGCACAACGACGTCCTGGCCCGGATCGCCCGCGAGCGCGGCCTGCCCCACGTCGCCACCAACAACGTCCACCACGCCCGGCCCGAGGGGCACCGCCTGGCCGCGGCGATGGCAGCGGTCCGGGCCCGCCGCAGCCTGGCCGAGATGGCCGGCTGGCTGCCGCCCTCGGGGGCGGCCTCGCTGCGGTCGGGGGAGGAGATGGCCCGCCGGTTCGCCCGGCACCCCGGCGCGGTGGCCCGCTCGGTGGAGCTCGCCGACGAGGTTGCCTTCGACCTGCAGAAGGCTCGGCCCCGGCTGCCCAAGATCGGGATCCCCGAGGGCCACACCCCGATCAGCCGGCTGCGGGAGCTGACCGAGCGCGGCTTCGCGCAGCGCTACGCCGGGACGCCGCTGGCCGCCGACGCGCGGGCCAAGGTCGACCACGAGCTCGACGTGATCGAGCGCAAGGACTTCGCCGGGTACTTCGTGATCGTCCACGACATCGTCGAGTTCGCCCGCTCCCGCGGCATCCAGTGCCAGGGCCGCGGGTCGGCGGCCAGCTCGGCGGTCTGCTTCGCGCTCGGCATCACCGCCATCGACCCGGTCTTCTACCGGCTGCCCTTCGAGCGGTTCATCTCCGCCCACCGCGAGGAGGAGCCCGACATCGACGTCGACTTCGACTCCGACCGGCGCGAGGAGGTGATCCAGTGGGTCTACGAGCGCTACGGCCGTCTCAACGCCGCCCAGGTCGCCAACGTCATCGGCTACCGCCCCAAGATGGCGGTGCGCGACGCCGCCAAGGCGCTCGGGTACTCCCCGGGCCAGCAGGACGCGTGGTCCAAGCAGGTCACCAGCTGGAGCCACGTGGCAGCGGAGGGCGAGCAGGAGGGTGAGCACGAGCTGCCGGCGCCGGTCGCCGACCTGGCCAACCAGCTGCTCGGCGCCCCCCGCCATCTCGGCATCCACTCCGGCGGGATGGTGCTGACCGAGCGGCCGATCGGGGAGGTGTGCCCGATCGAGCGGGCCCGCATGGACAAGCGCACGGTCCTGCAGTGGGACAAGGACGCCTGCGAGTTCATGGGGCTGGTGAAGTTCGACCTGCTCGGGCTCGGGATGCTCAGCGCGCTGGACCACATGATGCGGATCAGCGCGGAGCACCTCGGGGAGCACTGGGAGCTGGCCACGATCCCCAAGGAGGAGCCGGCCGTCTACGACATGCTCTGCCGGGCCGACTCGATCGGGGTCTTCCAGGTCGAGAGCCGCGCCCAGATCGGCACCCTGCCGCGGCTGCGGCCGCGGGAGTTCTACGACCTGGCCATCGAGATCGCGCTGATCCGGCCCGGCCCGATCCAGGGCGGCGCCGTGCACCCCTACATCCGCCGCGCCACCGGGCGCGAGCCGGTCGACTACCCGCACGTCTCGCTGGTGCCGGTGCTCGAGCGCACCAAGGGGGTGCCGCTGTTCCAGGAGCAGCTGATGGACATGGCCCGCACGCTGGGGGACTGCACCCCCGACGAGGCCGACCTGCTGCGCCGCGCGATGGGCTCCAAGCGCGGGGTCGAGCGGATCGAGAGCATCAAGGAGAAGCTGTACGCCGGGATGGCGGCCAAGGGCCTGCACGGCGAGGAGGCCGACGCGATCTACGTCAAGATCCTCTCCTTCGCCAACTTCGGCTTCGCCGAGAGCCACGCGCTCTCCTTCGCCAAGCTCGTTTACGCCAGCTCCTGGTTCAAGCTGCACTACCCGGCCGCCTTCCTCGCGGCGCTGATGCGCGCCCAGCCGATGGGCTTCTACTCAGCCCAGTCGCTGACCGGGGACGCCCGCCGCCACGGCGTCGAGGTGCTGCGCCCGGACCTGGCCCGCTCCGCGGCCACCGCCGACCTCGAGCTGCGGCCGGGGATGTCCCCGGGGCCCACCGGCCTGGCGGCCTGCTGGCGCGACCAGCAGCGCACCGAGTGGGTCCCCGGCACCCCCGACCCCACCCCCGTCCACCGCCGCGACACGGCGTACGCCGTCCGGCTGGGGCTGGACTCGGTGCGCGGCATCGGCACCGAGGTGGCGATGCGGATCGTGGCCGCCCGGGCCGAGCGGCCCTTCGCCGACCAGGCCGACCTGTCCCGGCGGGCGGGCCTGGACACCCGGCAGCTGGAGGCGCTGGCCACCGCCGGCGCCTTCGAGGGCTCCGGCCTGACCCGGCGCCAGGCGTTGTGGAACGCCGGCTGGACCGAGAGCCCCGACCAGCTCGAGGGGCTGCGGATGGCCGCGCCCGCCCCGATGCTGCCGGAGATGGACGAGGTGGAGACCACGATGGCCGACCTCTGGGCGACCGGCATCACCCCGGGCGGGCACCCGTTCGGGCACCTGCGCGAGCAGTTGCGCCGCGCGGGGGTGCTCGCCGTCGGGGACCTGGCCGCCGCCGAGGCCGGCCGGCGGGTCACGGTCGCGGGCCTGGTCACCCACCGGCAGCGGCCCGGCACCGCCGGCGGCGTCACGTTCCTCAACCTCGAGGACGAGACCGGGATGCTCAACGTCGTCTGCACGGTCGGGGTGTGGCGGCGCCACCGCAAGGTCGCGGTCTCCTCGGCGGCGGTGCTGATCCGGGGGATGCTGGAGCGCTCCGACGGGGTGACCAACCTGGTCGCGGACCGGATCGGCCCGATCGAGGAGCTGCACCCCGAGGCCGGGCGGGCGCTGCGGGCCCGGCACCGCTCCCGCGACTTCCAGTGA
- the dnaJ gene encoding molecular chaperone DnaJ, whose protein sequence is MSQDLYQLLGVDRDADADAIKKAYRRLARTLHPDVNPDPETQERFKEVTRAYEVLSDPQKRAAYDRGGDPFGGAAGGFGQGPGFSFTDIMDAFFGGQGGAAQGRGPRPRHRRGQDALIRLDVELAEAAFGVTRELKVDTAVLCSTCHGDGAAPGSHPVPCETCHGQGEVAHVQRSFLGEIRTLRPCAACRGFGTIIPDPCRECSGDGRVRSRRTLTVKIPAGVDDGTRVQLAGEGEVGPGGGPAGDLYVEIHVAPHSTFTRHGNDLHCTVLVPMSAAALGTTITLPTLEADVEKGADSGVETELEIEIKPGTQSGTDQVLRARGVPGLRGGRGDLVVTIAVETPTRLDSRQEELLRELAALRGESDPAGQVRPGTKSVFGRLRDAFNH, encoded by the coding sequence TTGAGCCAGGACCTGTACCAACTTCTCGGTGTCGACCGGGACGCGGACGCCGACGCGATCAAGAAGGCTTATCGGCGCCTGGCGCGCACGCTGCACCCCGACGTCAACCCGGACCCGGAGACGCAGGAACGGTTCAAGGAGGTCACCCGCGCCTACGAGGTGCTCTCCGACCCGCAGAAGCGGGCGGCGTACGACCGCGGCGGCGACCCGTTCGGCGGCGCGGCCGGCGGGTTCGGTCAGGGCCCTGGCTTCTCGTTCACCGACATCATGGACGCGTTCTTCGGCGGTCAGGGCGGGGCGGCGCAGGGGCGCGGTCCGCGGCCGCGGCACCGGCGCGGCCAGGACGCGCTGATCCGCCTGGACGTCGAGCTGGCCGAGGCCGCCTTCGGCGTCACCCGCGAGCTGAAGGTCGACACCGCGGTGCTGTGCAGCACCTGCCACGGCGACGGTGCGGCTCCGGGCAGCCACCCGGTGCCGTGCGAGACCTGCCACGGCCAGGGCGAGGTCGCGCACGTGCAGCGCTCGTTCCTCGGCGAGATCCGGACCCTGCGCCCCTGTGCGGCCTGCCGCGGGTTCGGCACGATCATCCCCGACCCCTGTCGCGAGTGCTCGGGCGACGGCCGGGTCCGCTCGCGCCGCACGCTGACCGTGAAGATCCCGGCCGGGGTCGACGACGGCACCCGCGTCCAGCTCGCCGGCGAGGGCGAGGTCGGTCCCGGCGGCGGCCCCGCCGGTGACCTGTACGTCGAGATCCACGTCGCTCCGCACTCGACGTTCACCCGGCACGGCAACGACCTGCACTGCACCGTGCTGGTCCCGATGTCCGCCGCCGCGCTCGGCACCACGATCACGCTCCCGACCCTGGAGGCGGACGTCGAGAAGGGCGCCGACAGCGGGGTCGAGACCGAGCTGGAGATCGAGATCAAGCCCGGCACCCAGTCCGGCACCGACCAGGTGCTGCGGGCCCGCGGCGTGCCCGGCCTCCGGGGTGGACGCGGGGACCTCGTGGTCACGATCGCCGTCGAGACTCCGACCCGCCTGGACTCCCGTCAGGAGGAGCTGCTGCGGGAGCTGGCGGCCCTGCGCGGCGAGTCCGACCCGGCGGGCCAGGTCCGACCCGGCACCAAGTCGGTGTTCGGTCGGCTCCGCGACGCGTTCAACCACTGA
- a CDS encoding MBL fold metallo-hydrolase → MGFEEIADRVWVARQDWFDVNIVAVGGSRGLLVVDTHASAAAARAVVEQVRRLGRGDVVGLVNTHEHFDHTFGNGTFRAEYGAIPVHAHEHAAAATRAAGERIKAAYAADPDDPHRAEVLATEIVPAEVTFSSALAVDLGDRVVELFHPGRGHTAGDLVARVPDADVLLAGDLVEESGPPAYGPDSHPLDWPLALDLVLGLTGPDSVVVPGHGAVVDREFVVDQRDAVGVVAETIRDLATRGVPLDQALGSAEWPFPSADLSDAVRRGYEQLPLSQRRLPLV, encoded by the coding sequence ATGGGATTCGAGGAGATCGCCGACCGGGTCTGGGTCGCGCGCCAGGACTGGTTCGACGTCAACATCGTCGCGGTCGGTGGCTCGCGGGGACTGCTCGTCGTCGACACCCACGCCTCCGCTGCCGCGGCACGGGCGGTCGTCGAGCAGGTGCGCCGACTCGGGCGCGGCGACGTGGTCGGGCTCGTGAACACCCACGAGCACTTCGACCACACCTTCGGCAACGGCACCTTCCGCGCCGAGTACGGCGCGATCCCGGTGCACGCCCACGAGCACGCGGCCGCCGCCACCCGCGCCGCCGGCGAGCGGATCAAGGCGGCGTACGCCGCCGATCCCGACGACCCGCACCGGGCCGAGGTGCTGGCGACCGAGATCGTGCCCGCCGAGGTCACGTTCTCCTCCGCGCTCGCGGTCGACCTCGGCGACCGGGTCGTCGAGCTCTTCCACCCCGGCCGCGGGCACACCGCGGGCGACCTCGTCGCACGCGTGCCCGACGCGGACGTGCTGCTGGCCGGTGACCTCGTGGAGGAGTCCGGGCCGCCGGCCTACGGTCCCGACAGCCATCCGCTCGACTGGCCGCTGGCCCTGGACCTGGTGCTCGGCCTGACCGGACCGGACTCGGTGGTGGTCCCCGGTCACGGTGCCGTGGTCGACCGGGAGTTCGTCGTCGACCAGCGCGACGCCGTCGGCGTGGTCGCCGAGACGATCCGCGACCTCGCGACCCGCGGCGTGCCGCTGGACCAGGCGCTGGGGTCCGCCGAGTGGCCCTTCCCGAGCGCCGACCTCAGCGACGCCGTGCGCCGCGGCTACGAGCAGCTCCCGCTGAGCCAGCGGCGCCTGCCGCTGGTCTGA
- a CDS encoding 16S rRNA (uracil(1498)-N(3))-methyltransferase encodes MSLPVHLVPSLEGIREGDEVVVEGDEAHHAVAVRRLRVGERVVLTDGRGTALTGEVTSTGKRVFTVATLSIGDVIAADPSFTVVQAVPKGDRGELAVEMLTEIGVTRIVPWAASRSVAVWKGDRAEKSLAKWRSTAREAAKQARRAWFPEVTPLASTDEVVALMEGVDLVVVLHEEAHVPLASLELPDSGEVMVVVGPEGGLAEDEIDGFVAAGAVSVRMGGEVLRTSTAGVAAVAALLARTRRWG; translated from the coding sequence ATGTCACTTCCAGTCCACCTGGTCCCGTCGCTCGAGGGGATCCGCGAGGGTGACGAGGTCGTCGTCGAGGGCGACGAGGCCCACCATGCGGTCGCCGTACGCCGCCTGCGCGTCGGCGAGCGCGTCGTCCTCACCGACGGGCGCGGCACCGCCCTCACCGGCGAGGTGACCTCGACCGGCAAGCGGGTCTTCACGGTCGCCACGCTCTCCATCGGCGACGTGATCGCCGCCGACCCGTCCTTCACGGTCGTCCAGGCCGTTCCGAAGGGGGACCGCGGCGAGCTGGCCGTCGAGATGCTCACCGAGATCGGCGTCACCCGGATCGTCCCGTGGGCCGCGTCGCGGTCGGTGGCGGTGTGGAAGGGGGACCGGGCCGAGAAGTCCCTCGCCAAGTGGCGGAGCACCGCCCGGGAGGCCGCCAAGCAGGCTCGGCGCGCCTGGTTCCCCGAGGTGACGCCGCTCGCCAGCACCGACGAGGTCGTCGCGCTGATGGAGGGCGTGGACCTGGTGGTCGTGCTGCACGAGGAGGCGCACGTGCCGCTCGCCTCGCTGGAGCTGCCCGACTCCGGGGAGGTCATGGTCGTGGTCGGTCCCGAGGGCGGCCTGGCCGAGGACGAGATCGACGGCTTCGTCGCCGCGGGGGCGGTCTCGGTCCGGATGGGTGGCGAGGTGCTGCGCACCTCCACCGCCGGGGTGGCGGCCGTGGCCGCGCTGCTCGCGCGCACCCGCCGCTGGGGCTGA
- the hrcA gene encoding heat-inducible transcriptional repressor HrcA: MQEDRRLAVLRAIVEDYVSTEEPVGSRALVERHRLGVSPATVRNDMAVLEDEGYITQPHTSAGRVPTDKGYRLFVDRLTTVKPMTAAERRAISSFLDGAVDLDDVVQRSVRLLSQLTRQVAVVQYPTLSRSTVRHVELVALGARRLLAVLILSTGRVEQRVVEVAADLGDDPLADLRTRLNRAAVGRTIAEAATALREAVPEGEDPAALATGVLVEALVEAMVDHRSDERIAVGGAANLARYGDSFDSAVRPLLEALEEHVVLLKLLGEATSGGALTVRIGAEGPYEQLASTSVVATGYGPRDEALATLGIVGPTRMDYPGTMSAVRAVARYVSRILDEG, encoded by the coding sequence ATGCAGGAGGACCGCAGGCTCGCCGTGCTCCGGGCGATCGTCGAGGACTACGTCTCGACCGAGGAGCCGGTCGGCTCCCGTGCGCTGGTCGAGCGGCACCGACTCGGCGTCTCGCCGGCCACGGTGCGCAACGACATGGCCGTGCTGGAGGACGAGGGCTACATCACCCAGCCGCACACCAGTGCCGGCCGGGTGCCGACGGACAAGGGCTACCGGCTGTTCGTCGACCGGCTCACCACCGTGAAGCCGATGACAGCGGCCGAGCGTCGCGCGATCTCGTCGTTCCTCGACGGGGCCGTCGACCTCGACGACGTCGTCCAGCGCTCGGTCCGGCTGCTCTCGCAGCTGACCCGCCAGGTCGCCGTGGTGCAGTACCCCACGCTCTCGCGCTCGACGGTGCGTCACGTCGAGCTGGTGGCGCTCGGCGCCCGCCGGCTGCTCGCGGTCCTGATCCTCAGCACCGGCCGGGTCGAGCAGCGGGTCGTCGAGGTCGCGGCCGACCTCGGCGACGACCCGCTCGCCGACCTGCGCACCCGGCTCAACCGCGCCGCGGTCGGCCGGACCATCGCCGAGGCGGCGACCGCGCTGCGCGAGGCGGTCCCGGAGGGTGAGGATCCCGCAGCCCTGGCGACCGGCGTGCTGGTCGAGGCGCTGGTCGAGGCCATGGTCGACCACCGCTCCGATGAGCGGATCGCGGTGGGCGGCGCGGCGAACCTCGCCCGCTACGGCGACTCCTTCGACTCCGCCGTACGCCCGCTGCTGGAGGCCCTCGAGGAGCACGTCGTGCTGCTGAAGCTGCTCGGCGAGGCCACCTCCGGAGGCGCGCTCACCGTGCGCATCGGCGCCGAGGGGCCCTACGAGCAGCTCGCCTCCACCAGCGTCGTCGCGACCGGCTACGGACCCCGCGACGAGGCGCTCGCGACCCTGGGCATCGTCGGCCCGACCCGGATGGACTACCCGGGCACCATGTCCGCCGTGCGCGCCGTGGCCCGCTACGTCTCGCGCATCCTCGACGAGGGCTGA
- a CDS encoding DUF3097 domain-containing protein, with protein MADRYGPDVLSTDWRAPKRGRATEAPAALGTVVEEVTTDWCGEVVAVDRDLHTVTLEDRRGKRRTFPLGPGFLLEGRPVILSAPVRAAAPARPTRTASGSVAVHDAKARVARASRIFVEGRHDAELVEKVWGDDLRIEGVVVEYLGGVDDLADHLVGFKPGPGRRVGVLVDHLVRGSKESRIAQGIARSPVGKHVLIVGHPFIDVWQAVKPERIGLQEWPTIPRSIEWKKGVCQHLGWPHRNQADIARAWQHILGRVSSYNDLEPALLGRVEELIDFVTSD; from the coding sequence GTGGCAGACCGATACGGACCCGACGTCCTCTCCACCGACTGGCGGGCCCCGAAGCGCGGCCGGGCCACCGAGGCCCCTGCGGCGCTCGGGACCGTGGTCGAGGAGGTCACCACCGACTGGTGCGGCGAGGTCGTCGCTGTCGACCGCGACCTGCACACGGTGACCCTGGAGGACCGCCGCGGGAAGCGGCGCACGTTCCCGCTCGGCCCGGGCTTCCTGCTCGAGGGCCGCCCGGTGATCCTCAGTGCGCCCGTGCGGGCCGCGGCCCCGGCCCGCCCGACCCGCACCGCGTCGGGGTCCGTGGCCGTGCACGACGCGAAGGCCCGGGTCGCGCGCGCCAGCCGGATCTTCGTGGAGGGCCGCCACGACGCCGAGCTGGTCGAGAAGGTCTGGGGCGACGACCTGCGCATCGAGGGCGTGGTCGTGGAGTACCTCGGCGGCGTCGACGACCTCGCCGACCACCTGGTCGGCTTCAAGCCCGGGCCCGGCCGCCGCGTCGGCGTACTGGTCGACCACCTGGTCCGCGGCTCCAAGGAGTCCCGGATCGCCCAGGGCATCGCCCGCTCCCCCGTCGGCAAGCACGTGCTGATCGTCGGCCACCCGTTCATCGACGTGTGGCAGGCCGTGAAGCCCGAGCGCATCGGGCTGCAGGAGTGGCCGACGATCCCGCGCTCGATCGAGTGGAAGAAGGGGGTCTGCCAGCACCTGGGCTGGCCGCACCGCAACCAGGCCGACATCGCCCGGGCGTGGCAGCACATCCTGGGCCGGGTCTCCTCCTACAACGACCTGGAGCCGGCCCTGCTGGGCCGGGTCGAGGAGCTCATCGACTTCGTCACCTCGGACTGA